In Trichoderma breve strain T069 chromosome 4, whole genome shotgun sequence, the following proteins share a genomic window:
- a CDS encoding FAD binding domain-containing protein — translation MYCAAAFFFATQLLSPVIGAQNAATTNFTCQPGQPCWSTIAQWQAFNQTIAGRLKITTMLASPCFPSSPNFNDTECADIRQNYTSAQFRGTVYGAMDITQWEACGSANCYPGFLQPQRPTCALGRLSALYVDAEEPADVTATLGFVRRHGIRLVVKNTGHDVLGRSAAANTLALRVYNLKNMSFHSSFTARNCSTSNRQNVGVIGAGVSAEDAVAFFSKQGMMVTVGGCPSVGIAGGFGQGGGHGPLAPSVGLMADQAIEFDVVTMDGVFRTINKCNAPDLFWAMRGGGGQSYAILINYKFQLHPQVAWANWRLEATLTPPTDNITQNTLLRDILTTLADQQITWSENRIAGYNGISPTSLSMMEMLPGGEKPLQTLQSNAFYIDNFESPRKVNSLVTSTLKAMQKVVDQLGAQLAPQETTAWSPDTPDAIAMQITAAARAALDIIKEPLAVQAAYLNEADPEEPDWQHIFFGKHYSKLLQIKRKWDPDTLLNCKKCVGYLGPRDPMYSCDGDAPNPSVPYPFT, via the exons ATGTATTGTGCggcagccttctttttcGCTACACAGCTTCTCAGTCCAGTCATCGGGGCACAAAATGCTGCCACAACCAACTTTACTTGTCAACCAGGCCAGCCTTGCTGGTCTACGATCGCACAGTGGCAGGCCTTCAACCAGACTATAGCAGGGCGTCTGAAGATTACAACAATGCTTGCCAGCCCCTGCTTCCCAAGCTCCCCAAACTTCAACGACACCGAGTGCGCCGATATTCGCCAAAATTATACCAGTGCTCAATTTCGGGGGACTGTATATGGCGCCATGGACATAACTCAATGGGAAGCCTGTGGTTCGGCGAATTGCTATCCTGGCTTTCTTCAGCCTCAGAGGCCGACGTGTGCGCTGGGAAGACTGTCTGCACTTTATGTCGATGCCGAAGAGCCTGCGGATGTCACGGCCACTCTCGGATTCGTGAGACGTCATGGGATCCGTCTCGTTGTGAAGAACACTGGCCACGATGTTCTAGGACgcagtgctgctgccaatacTTTGGCTCTTCGTGTCTATAATCTCAAAAACATGTCgtttcattcttcttttactGCCCGCAACTGCTCTACCTCCAACAGACAAAACGTGGGTGTAATCGGAGCTGGTGTCAGTGCAGAAGACGCTGTTGCATTCTTTAGCAAGCAAGGCATGATGGTCACGGTTGGTGGGTGTCCTTCTGTTGGCATTGCTGGAGGGTTtggccaaggcggcggcCATGGCCCTCTTGCTCCCAGTGTCGGGCTGATGGCTGATCAAGCAATCGAGTTTGATGTCGTTACCATGGACGGAGTATTCCGTACAATTAACAAATGCAACGCCCCTGATCTATTTTGGGCAATGCGTGGCGGCGGAGGGCAATCATACGCAATTCTGATCAACTACAAGTTTCAGCTACACCCTCAAGTGGCATGGGCAAACTGGCGATTGGAGGCCACTCTCACTCCTCCCACGGATAACATAACCCAGAATACGCTCCTGCGCGACATCCTTACAACTTTAGCCGATCAACAGATTACATGGTCTGAGAATCGTATCGCTGGCTATAATGGTATTTCTCCAACATCGCTCTCGATGATGGAAATGCTACCAGGCGGTGAGAAGCCGTTACAAACACTGCAATCG AACGCCTTCTATATCG ACAACTTCGAGTCGCCGAGAAAAGTGAACTCATTGGTTACCAGCACCCTGAAGGCCATGCAAAAGGTGGTTGACCAGCTTGGAGCGCAACTGGCACCACAG GAGACAA CTGCATGGTCTCCAGATACACCGGATGCAATTGCTATGCAAATCACCGCAGCAGCCCGAGCGGCCTTGGATATTATCAAGGAGCCTCTTGCTGTTCAGGCTGCATACCTGAACGAGGCTGATCCTGAGGAGCCGGATTGGCAACATATTTTCTTCGGAAAGCACTATTCCAAGTTGCTTCAAATAAAGCGAAAGTGGGATCCAGACACTTTACTTAACTGCAAAAAGTGTGTAGGCTATCTTGGACCTCGAGATCCAATGTATTCTtgcgatggagatgctccgAATCCCTCGGTCCCATATCCATTCACATGA